The Cupriavidus necator DNA window CAGCCGCGCGGCGCTGGCGCGCATTGGCGGCTTTGCCGCCATCCGCGGCGAGCTGATCGACGACTGCGGCCTGGCCGCGCGCATCAAGCCCGGCGGCGCGATCCGGCTGGACCTGGCCGACGACAGCGTGTCGTTGCGGCCCTACAACGACTGGCGCAGCCTGTGGGACATGATCGCGCGCAGCGCTTATACGCAATTGCGCTACTCGCCGCCGCTGCTGGCCGGCGCGGTGGCGGGCATGGTGCTGACCTACCTGGTGCCGCCGGTGCTGGCGCTCGGCTGGCGGCTGTGGCCGGCATGGCTGGCCTGGGGCGCGATGACCCTGGCCTACCTGCCGATGCTGCGCGAATACCGGCAGCCGGCGTGGCTGGCGCCGCTGCTGCCGGTCACGGCGCTGTTCTACCTGGGGGCAACCATCGACTCGGCACGGCGCTACTGGCTGCGGCGCGGCGGGCAGTGGAAGGGCCGGGCGCAGGCGCCGGTGCGGTCCTGAGCGCTCCCTGCCAGCTTAGCGCTTGTCGAGATACCCCTGCGCCCGGAACCACTCCAGCGCGTCCCGCAAACCCTCCTGGTATGGCCGCGGCTGATAGCCCAGCACCTTGCGCGCCTTGTCTGATGTAAAGAACATCCGGTACCGGGACATATTGAGTCCATCTACAGTGATGAACGGCTCCTTGCCGGTAAAGCGTGCCGCCGCCTCCGCCCCGTACGCCAGCGGGTACAGCGGCCAGCGCGGCAGCTGCATGGTCGGCGGGCGCCGGCCGCACAGCTGCGCGATGTCACGCAGCATCTGCTGCAGCATCACGTCCTGGCCGCCCAGGATGTAGCGCTCGCCGGCCTGGCCGCGTTCCAGCGCCAGGAAATGCCCTTCGGCCACGTCATCCACATGCGCCAGGTTCAGGCCGGTATCGACAAAGGCGGGGATCTTGCCCGTGGCCGCCTCGACGATGATGCGCCCGGTCGGCGTCGGCCGCACGTCGCGCGGGCCGATCGGAGTGGACGGGTTGACGATGACCGCCGGCAGGCCGCGCTCGGCCACCAGTTTTTCGACCACGCGCTCGGCCAGCACCTTGCTGCGCTTGTAGGCGCCGATGGCCTCGTGCGGGCGCAGCGCCGCGGTCTCGTCCACCGGCGCCCGCGCGCCGGCCACGCGCAGCGTCGCCACGCTGCTGGTATAGACCACCCGCTCGACGCCGGCCTGCTGCGCGGCCTCCATCACGGCCAGGGTGCCGTCGACGTTAGTGCGCACGATCTCCTCGGGGTCCGGCGCCCACAGCCGGTAGTCGGCGGCCACATGGAACAGGTAGCGCACGCCCTGCAGCGCGGCAGCCACCGCGCCGGCGTCGCGCATGTCGCCTTCCGCCACGCTCACCGGCAGCCCGGCCAAGTTGGCGCGCGGGCTTTGCGGGCGCACCAGCACGCGCACCCGGAAGCCGCGTGCCAGCGCCCTGCGCACCACCGCCGAGCCCAGAAAGCCCGAGGCGCCTGTCACCAGCACGTCATCGTTTTTCGTCATAAGCCCGTTTTCCCGTGAGGCGGAGTCGCCCCGGGCCAGCCTCGCGCTGGCCAAGGCGACTCCAGACAAAGCCGGCGTGTCGGGTATATAGTAACCACCGTGCGACGGAAATGTGATCTGCGGTGGATCTCCGGTGGATGCCGGTGCATTTCCTGTCCCGCCATCCCAAACACTGAAACCCGTTGCAAAGGGTCGGGGGGCTTACTCTATGCAGGTGATTCTTGCTCAGCCCCGGGGCTTCTGCGCTGGCGTGGTGCGCGCGATCGAGATCGTCGACCGCGCCCTCGTCAAGCATGGCGCCCCGGTGTTCGTGCGGCATGAGATCGTGCACAACAAGCACGTCGTAGAGGGACTGAAGGACAAGGGGGCGCGCTTCGTCGAAGAACTGGACGAAGTCCCGACCGGCGCCGTGACGATCTTCAGCGCGCACGGGGTCTCGCGCGAGGTCATCGCCGATGCCAGCCAGCGCCAGTTGCATGCCATCGACGCCACCTGCCCGCTGGTGATCAAGGTCCATACCCAGGGCCGCCAGTACGCGGCCAGCGGCCGCACCGTGATCCTGATCGGCCATGCCGGCCACCCGGAAGTGGAAGGCACCATGGGCCAGATCCCGGGCAAGGTGATCCTGGTGCAGAACGAGGCCGAGGTCGCGCAGCTGGACCTGCCCGCCGACACCCCGGTCGCCTATGTCACGCAGACCACGCTGAGCGTGGACGACACCCGCAATATCATCGCCGCGCTCGGGCGCCGCTTCAGCAACCTGGTCGGTCCCGATACGCGCGATATCTGCTACGCCACGCAGAACCGCCAGAGCGCGGTGCGCGACCTGTGCAAGCTGGCCGACGTGATCCTGGTGATCGGCGCGACGAACAGCTCCAACTCCAACCGCCTGCGCGAGATCGGCACTGAAAGCGGCGTGCCCAGCTACCTGATCGCCGAAGGCGCCGAGCTGGACCCCGCCTGGGTGCGCGACGCCAACGTGGTGGGCATCACCGCCGGCGCCTCCGCCCCCGAGGAAATGGTCGAGGACGTGATCAACGCGCTGCGCCGGCTGGGCCCGGTGGATGTCACCACCATGGCCGGGCGCGAGGAACATGCCGAGTTCCGGCTGCCGCCCGAACTGGCCGACGTAAAGCCGCAATCGGCCCCGCGCAAGGCCGGCAAGGAACCCGCCGCAGTCGCGGCCGCACCGGCCACCGCCAACGAGAATATCGCCGGCTGAACCCAACCAGAGGAAGCTGCCTTGGCTATTCCGCTACTGCAGGTCGCCCGCGTGGGCGCCTACATCGTCGGCAAGCATCTGTCGCGACAGAAGCGCTATCCGCTTGCCCTGATGCTGGAACCGCTGTTCCGCTGCAACCTGGCGTGCTCAGGCTGCGGCAAGATCGATTATCCGGATCCCATCCTGAACCAGCGCCTGTCGGTGCAGGAATGCCTGGAGGCGGTGGATGAATGCGGTGCCCCGGTGGTGTCCATCGCCGGCGGCGAGCCGCTGCTGCACAAGGACATGCCGCAGATCGTGCAAGGCATCATCGCGCGGCGCAAGTTCGTCTACCTGTGCACCAATGCGCTGCTGATGGAAAAGAAGCTGGACCAGTACCAGCCCAGCCCGTATTTCATCTGGTCGGTGCACCTGGACGGCGACCGCGAGATGCATGACCGCTCGGTGTGCCAGGAAGGCGTGTACGACCGCTGCGTCGAGGCAATCCGGCTGGCCAAGCAACGGGGTTTCCGCGTCAATATCAACTGCACGCTGTTCAACGATGCCCAGCCCGAGCGCGTGGCGAAGTTCTTCGACTCGGTCAAGGCGCTGGGCGTGGACGGCATCACCGTGTCGCCTGGCTATGCCTATGAACGCGCGCCGGACCAGCAGCACTTCCTGAACCGCGGCAAGACCCGCCAGCTGTTTCGCGACATCCTCAGCCGCGGCCGCGCCGGCAAGAACTGGGCCTTCAGCCAGTCGACGCTGTTCCTGGACTTCCTGGCCGGCAACCAGACCTACCACTGCACCCCGTGGGGCAACCCGGCGCGCACCGTATTCGGCTGGCAGCGTCCGTGCTACCTGGTGGGCGAGGGCTATGCCGCCACCTTCCGCGAGCTGATGGAAGAAACCGACTGGGACGCCTACGGCACCGGCAACTACGAGAAGTGCGCCGACTGCATGGTCCACAGCGGCTATGAGGCCACCGCCGTGGCCGACACCTTTGCCCATCCGCTCAAGGCGCTGGGCGTGAGCCTGCGCGGCGTGCGCACCAGCGGGCCGATGGCGCCCGATATTGCGCTGGACCGGCAGCGGCCGGCGGAATACGTGTTCTCGCGCCACGTCGAGATCAAGCTCGAGGAAATCCAGCGCGCGAAACCGCGCGCCAACCGGCCGCGGCCGGCCGAGGCCAACGCCGCGGCCACGCACTGACCGCACTACCGATGGCCGCGGAACTTGCCGCCACCCTCCCAGGCGCTGCGCTGACCTGCGTGTCGGCGGCCTATGCGCTGGCCGCGGCCTGGCTGTCGCATCGCGCGCCGGCGGCAAGCGGCGGCACCGCGACGACGCCGGTCAGCGTGCTCAAGCCGCTGTGCGGCGCCGAGCCCCGGCTGTACGAGAACCTGGCCACGCTGTGCCGGCAGCGGCATCCGTCGTTCCAGCTGGTATTCGGCGTGCATGCCGCGGACGATCCCGCCATCGCCGTGGTCGAACGGCTGCGCCGCGACTTCCCGGCGTGCGACATCGCGCTGGTGGTCGATCCGCAAGTGCACGGCACCAACCTGAAAGTCAGCAACCTGGTCAACCTGTTCGCACAAGCGAAGCACGATGTGCTGGTGATCGCCGACAGCGATATCGCCGTGCCGCCCGACTACCTGGCGCGCGTGACCGCGCCGCTGGCCGACGCCGGCGTGGGCGTGGTCACCTGCCTCTACCGCGGCAATCCGACTGGCGGGCGGTGGTCGCGCATCGGCGCGCAGTTCATCAACGACTGGTTCGCGCCGTCGGTGCGCATCGCCCACGCGGGCGGCTCGCAACGCTTTGCCTTTGGCGCGACGATTGCGCTGCGGCGGGATGCGCTGGTTTCGGTCGGCGGGTTCGAGGTATTGGCGGACCGGCTGGCGGATGACTTCTGGCTGGGCGAGCTGACGCGGCGACAAGGGTTGCGCACGGTGCTGTCAGACGTGGTGGTCAGCACCGATGTCACCGAGGAACACTTTGCCGACCTTTGGCGGCATGAGGTGCGCTGGCTGCGCACGATAAGGTCGCTCAATCCGCTGGGTTTTGCCTTCACCTTTATTACCTTCACCTGGCCGATGCTGGTGCTGGGCGTATTGCTGGCGCCGCTCCCTGCTGTTCTTGCCCTGGCGACCCTCGGCGTGATCGCGCGCAGCATGATGGCGGGCAGCGTGGCCGCTGCGTTGCGCGCGCCGTTGCGCGATGCGATGCTGCTGGCCGGCTGGGCCGTTGCGCTGACGGGCAAGCGCGTGCGGTGGCGCGAGCAGGTGCTGCCGGTACATGATGGGCAGCACTCCGGGCGAGCGCCTGCCCTCTCCCCCGCCCCTCTCCCGCAAGCGGGCGAGGGGAGAAAACAGGCGGACAGGGAGCCGCCATCGCGTTATTCCGCACGCCGTCCTGCGGCAGCGTCCGTTGATGTGACGACGTTGAACGCAGCGGCGGTTCGCTCCCCTCTCCCGCCTGCGGGAGAGGGGCCGGGGGAGAGGGCCGGCGTATCCACGAAGTCCCCACCCCCAACCCCACCCTTCACCGGCATCCATCCCCAGAGGCCGCAATGAAAAAAACCCTGTTCCTCCAGGCCCCTTCCTTCGACGGCTTCGACGGCGGCGCGGGCTCGCGCTACCAGGCCAAGCGCGAGATCAAGTCGTTCTGGTACCCGACCTGGCTGGCGCAGCCCGCCGCACTGGTGCCGGGCAGCCGCGTGCTCGACGCACCGGCCGACGGCCTGACCGTGCAGCAGACGCTGGATATCGCCGCGGACTATGAACTGGTCATCATCCACACCAGCACGCCCTCGTTCCCCACCGACGCCAAGTTCGCCGAGGAACTGAAGCAGCGCAAGCCGGACGTGATGATCGGCATGGTCGGCGCCAAGCCCGCAGTCGATCCGGGCGGCACGCTGGGTGCCAGCGAGGCCATCGACTTCGTCTGCCGCGAGGAGTTCGACTACACCTGCCAGGACGTGGCCGCGGGCAAGCCGCTCCAGGACATCCTGGGCCTGTCCTATCGCTTGCCGGACGGCTCGCTCGAACACAACGGGCAGCGCCCGATGATCGAGAACATGGACGAGCTGCCCTTCGTGGCGCCGGTCTACCAGCGCGACCTGAAGATCGACAACTACTTCATCGGCTACCTGAAGCACCCCTATGTGTCGATCTACACCGGCCGCGGCTGCCGTTCGCGCTGCACCTTCTGCCTGTGGCCGCAGACCGTGGGCGGGCACCGCTACCGCACGCGCTCGGCCGAGAGCGTGATCGCCGAGGTCAAATGGATCAAGGAGAACATGCCCGAGGTCAAGGAGATCATGTTCGACGACGACACCTTCACCGACTTCAAGCCGCGCGTGGAAGAGATCGCGCGCGGGCTGGGCCAGCTGGGGGTCACGTGGTCCTGCAATGCCAAGGCCAACGTGCCGTACAGCACGCTCAAGATCATGAAGGAGAACGGCCTGCGCCTGCTGCTGGTGGGCTATGAGTCCGGCGACGACCAGATCCTGCTGAACATCAAGAAGGGCCTGCGCACGGACATCGCGCGCCGCTTCACCGAGGACTGCCGCAAGCTGGGCATCCAGATCCACGGCACCTTTATCCTGGGCCTGCCGGGCGAGACGCGCGAGACCATCGAGAAGACCATCGAGTACGCCAAGGAAATCAACCCGCACACCATCCAGGTGTCGCTGGCCGCGCCCTACCCCGGGACCACGCTGTACCGGCAGGCGGTGGAGAACGGCTGGCTCGAGGAAAACAAGGTCATCAACCTGGTCAACGACCAGGGCGTGCAGCTGGCCGCGATCAGCTATCCGCACCTGTCCAGGGAAGACATCTACCACGGCGTGGAGACCTTCTATAAGCGCTTCTACTTCCGCCCCGGCAAGATCTGGGAAATCGTGCGCGAGATGCTGGGCAGCTGGGACATGATGAAGCGGCGCCTGCGCGAAGGCGTGGAGTTCTTCCGCTTCCTGCGCTCGCACGAGGCCTGATCCTGGCCCACGCGCTTTCCTGTGCCTCGCAACGCGCGCTGATCGTCACCGCCGACGACTTCGGCCTGCACCCCGCCGTCAATGAGGCGGTGGAGCTGGCCCACCGCGACGGCGTGCTCAATGCCGCCAGCCTGATGGTGGGCGCGCCCGCCGTGGCGGATGCGGTCGAGCGCGCGCGCCGGCTGCCGTCGTTGCGCGTGGGGCTGCACGTGGTGCTGGCCGACGGCCCGGCCACGCTGCCGCGCGCGCGGATCCCCGACCTGGTCGACGCCGAAGCCCGCTTCGGCTCGGCCATGGCCCTGGACGGCTGCCGCTTCTTCTTCCTGCCGCGCGTGCGCCGCCAGCTGGCGGCGGAGATCCGCGCGCAGTTCGAAGCCTTTGCCGCCACCGGCCTGCCGCTTGACCACGTCAACACGCACAAGCATTTCCACCTGCACCCCACGGTGCTGTCGCTGATCCTGTCGATCGGGCGCGACTACGGCCTGCGCGCGATGCGCCTGCCGCGCGAGCAGGGCGCGCCGTTGCCGCTGCGCCCCTGGCTGGCGCTGCTGCGCCGGCGCCTGGACCGCGCCGGCATCGCGCACAATGACTACGTGGTCGGCATCGCGCGCAGCGGGCAGATGGACGAGGCAGCCCTGCTGCAGGCGCTGGCGCAGTTGCCCGCGGGCGTGGGCGAGATCTACCTGCATCCGGCCGTGATCTCTGGCGAGGCCATTACCGCATCGATGCGCGGCTACCGCCACGCCGACGAGCTGGCCGCGCTGCTGTCGCCGCGCGTGCGCGCCGCGCTGGAGCGCGCGGCCAACCGGCGCGGCGGCTTTGCCGACGTGCTGGTGCCCTGATTGTTCAAGATGAAACGCATTGCTTACCTGACCGGCCTGATCGGGCTGCTGGCGCTCACCGCACTGGTGATCCACCAAGGCGCCAGCGACATCGCCGCCATCGTGGCGCAGGGCGGCTGGCTGCTGCTGTTGCTGGTGCCCCTGCATGCACTGCCGCTGCTGCTCGATGCGCAAGGCTGGCGCGTCCTGCTGACCTCGGCCGACCCCGAGGAGAAGGCGGGGCTCGGTTTCCTGTGGTGGGTCGCCACGGTGCGCGAAGCGGTCAACCGCCTGCTGCCGACGGTGGGGGTCGGCGGTGAACTGGTCGGCATCCGCCTGACGCGGCTGCGCATCCGCGACACCACCGCCGTCACCGCCAGCATCGTGGTTGAAGTGATGCTGACACTGTTCTCGCAGTACCTGTTCTCGGCCATGGGGGTGCTGCTGCTGGTGGCCGCGCTGCAGGACAGCGGCGGGGCCTGGATCATCCTGGCCGGGCTGCTGCTGTCATTGCCGGTGCCGGTGCTGTTCGCGCTGTCGCTGCGGCACACCGCGATCTTCGAGAAACTGGAAGGCGCGGCGCGCAAGCTGTTTGGCGAAGATCACCGCATCGTCGCCTTGATCGACGGTGCGCGGCTCGATGCCCATATCCGCGCGCTCAACCGGCGCCGGCGCGAGCTGCTGGCGGCACTGGGCTGGCAACTGGCAGGGCTGGTCAGCGGCACGCTGGAGATCTGGCTGGCGCTGATGCTGCTGGGCCATCCGGTGCCGGTCTGGCAGGCGCTGGCGATCGAATCGCTGACCCAGGCCGCGCGCCACGTGGCCTTCTTCGTGCCGGCCGGGCTGGGCGTGCAGGAAGCGGTGGTGATGCTGCTGGGGCAGGTGCTGGGGATGGATGCGCAGGTCTCGCTGGCGCTGGCGCTGGTCAAGCGCGCGCGCGAGATCCTGTTCGGCGTGCCCGCGCTGCTGTCATGGCAATGGGTGGAGCTGCGCCACTGGCGGCGCAGCCGGCACACGGGCCACGCCTCGCCCTGATGGCGTGCGGCGCTCAGGCGTCAGACGCCTGGCGCGCGTTATGGGTGGTCAGGTACTTCACCAGCCCGTCGACCCCGCTGCGCGCGACGATGTCCGCAAACTGCTTGCGATACACCTCGATCAGCCACGCCCCCATCATATTGATGTCATAGATCTTCCAGCCGTTGGCTGTGCGCTGCAGCCGGTAATCGATCTGCATCTCGTCGGCATTGTTGATCACACGCGTCTGCACCACCACATCGGTGGCGCCGCTGCCGGACTTGACCGGCTGGTAGCGGAACTTGACGCTCTGCTCGCGCAGTTGCGCCAGCGACACCGCATAGCTGCGCACGAGCAGCATCTGGAACTGCTCATGGAGCTGTTGCTGCTGCTCCGGCGTGGCCGTGCGCCAGGCACTGCCCAGCGCCAGCCGCGTGGTGCGCTGGAAATCCGTGTAGGGCAGGAACTGCTTCTGCACCACCGCGGTAATCTTGGCGAGGTCGCCGGCGCGGGTGTCGGGATTGGACTGGATGGTGCCGATCACGCCCTCCACCGCGGCCTGCACCAGCCGCTCGGGGCTGGCGCGCAGGTCGCCGGGCTGGACTGCCTGGGCGTGCGCTACGGAAACCATGGCCACCGCCGCAAGCGGCGCCAGGGGAAGCAAACCGTGAATCGTCATCGATATGAGAACCAGGAAGGACGGTGAAGCGGCGCCGGCGCTGCAGCGCCGATGCCAGGCTGACAGTTTATAGCGGATCGGCCTGAATCGCGGATGCCCGGGCCGCGCATGCCGCATGCGCCACGCTGCCAGCCGATATACTCGCGGTTCGTGCTCCTTCCGGATCCGCCCATGCTGACTTCGCTGCTGACACGCATTGTCCGGCTTGCCACTGCCTGGCCGTGGCGCGTCATCATCCTGGCGGCATTGCTGACCGCCGTCAGCGGCGTCTACGTGGCCCGCAACTTTGCGATCAACACCGACATCGGCCGCCTGCTGGAATCCGACGCCCCCTGGGCGGTGCGCGATGCCGCCATCGGCGACGCCTTTCCCCAGCGCAACCAGTTGATCCTGGCGGTGGTGCAGGCGCCCGCGACCGAGCTGGCCGATGCCGCCGCCGACGCGCTGGCCGAGGCGCTGCGCCGCCAGCCGGCACGCTTCACCGCGGTCAGCCAGCCCGGCGGCGGTGCGTTCTTCGCGCGCAACGGATTGCTGTTCGCCAGCACCGATGAAGTGCGCCAGCTCACGCAACAGCTGATGCAGGCGCGCCCGCTCGTCAACGCGCTCGCGCATGACCCGACCCTGCGCGGCCTGTCCGATCTCCTCGCCACCACGCTGGCGCTGCCGCTGCAGATGGGGCAGGTAAAGCTGGGCGACATGGCCAGGCTGCTGGGCAGCAGTGCACGGACACTAGACCAGGTGCTGGCCGGCAAGCCCGTCGCGCTGTCCTGGGCAGGGCTGCTCGACGACAGCCTCAAGCCCGGGCCCGATGGCCAGGTCTACAGCTACATCGCGCTCAGCCCCGTGCTGGACTACAGCGACCTGCAGGCCGGGGCCGCCGCCTCGCGCGCGATCCGGCAGGCGGCGGCCGAGCTGCAGCTGGCGCAGCGCTACCAGGCCACGGTGCGGCTGACCGGCCCGCAGGCGCTGGCCGACGATGAATTCGCCTCGGTCAGCGACGGCGCCGTGCTCAACGGCGTGCTGACGGTGCTGGTGGTGGTGCTGATCCTGTGGCTGGCCTTGCGCTCGGCGCGGCTGATCGTTGCGGTGCTGGCCAGCCTGTTTGCCGGGCTGCTCATCACCGCCGCGCTGGGGCTGGCCATGGTTGGCGCGCTGAACATGATCTCGGTGGCGTTCGCGGTGCTGTTCGTCGGGCTGGGGGTGGACTTCGGCATCCAGTTCGGCGTGCGCTACCGCGCCGAGCGCCATGACCGCGACCATATCGTCGAAGCGCTGGGGCTGGCCGCGCGCGCGGTGGGCGCTCCGCTGGCGCTGGCGGCCGCGGCCACGGCGGCGGCGTTCTTCTGCTTCCTGCCCACCGACTACCGCGGCGTGGCCGAGCTGGGGCTGATCGCCGGCGTGGGCATGATGGTGGCATTCGCCACCACCTTCACGCTGCTGCCGGCGCTGATCTGCGTGCTCAAGCCCGGCGGCGAGCCCGAGGCGCCGGGCTTCGCGTGGCTGGCGCCCGCGGACCGGTTCTTCGACCGCTATCGCAAGCCGGTGCTGCTGGTCACCCTGCTCGCGATCCTGGCAGGCGCGCCGCTGCTGCCGCACCTGCGCTTTGACTTCGACCCGCTGCACCTGAAGGACCCCAGGTCCGAATCGATGGCCACGCTGCTGGCGCTCAAGGACGCGCCGCAGGCCGGCACCGACGATGTCAGCGTGCTGGCGCCTTCGCTGCCGGCCGCGCGCGATCTGGCCGGCAAGCTGGCGGCGCTGCCCGAGGTGGCGCGCGCGGTCACGCTGCAGACTTTCATCCCCGCAGACCAGCCGCCCAAGCTGCAGGCCATCGGCCAGGCCTCGGCCGCGCTGATGCCGGCGCTGACGCAGCCCACCGCCACGCCCGCCACCGACAGCGCGCGCGTCAGTGCGCTGCGCAATGCCGCGCGGCAGCTGGCCATCGCCGCCGACGAGCATCCCGGTCCGGGCGCGGCCGAAGCCGCGCACCTGTCCGCCACGCTGAAGCAGCTGGCGGCCGCCGACGCCGCCACGCGCGACCGCGCCGAGCGCGCCATCGCCGTGCCGCTGCAGCTGGCGCTGGCACGGCTGAAGCTGGCGCTGGGCCCGCAACCCGTCAGCGAGCAGACGCTGCCGCCCGAACTGGTGCGCGACTGGATCACGCCGGACGGGCGCGCGCTGGTCAACGTCAGCCCGAAGCTGCCGCCGCCCGCCAGCGCACAGCGCGAGGCCGCGCTGGACCGCTTCATCACCGCGGTGCAGCGCGTGGAGCCGACCGCCACCGGCGGGCCGATCGCGATCCGCGGCTCGGCCGATACCATCATGGCCGCCTTTGCGCAGGCCGGCATCTGGGCGGTGGTGTCAATCACCATCCTGCTATGGATCACGCTGCGCCGCTTCGGCGATGTGCTGCGCACGCTGATACCGCTGCTGGTTTCGGCCATCGTCACGCTGGAATTGTGCGTGCTGTTCGGCATTGCGCTGAACTTTGCCAACGTGATCGCGCTGCCGCTGCTGCTGGGCGTGGGCGTCGCGTTCAAGATCTACTACGTGATTGCCTGGCGGCACGGCAAGACCCAGCTGCTGCAGTCCAGCCTGACGCACGCCGTGCTGTACAGCGCGGCCACCACCGCCACCGCTTTCGGCAGCCTGTGGCTGTCGCAGCATCCCGGCACCGCCAGCATGGGCAAGCTGCTGGCGCTGGCACTGGCGTGCACGCTGGTCGGCGCGGTGTTCTTCCAGCCGATCCTGATGGGCCGCCCGCGCGAAGGCGCCCATCACAAACATGACAAGGCCGCCCGGTCATAATCACAAACCCGATGCGGCCGACCCCGACCCCCTTCGTACAATGCCTTTACGCCAGCGCGCTACATCCGTTGCCACCACCGCCATTGCCGCCGCCCTGCTCGCCGGCTGCGCCACCGGCCCGCAAGCCAGTCCCGACGATCCGCTCGAGCCGATGAACCGCGCGGTCTTCACCGTCAACGACAAGCTCGACCAGTACGTGGCCGTGCCGGTGGCCAAGGGCTACAAGGCGGTCACGCCGGAGCCGGTGCGCACCGCGGTCACCAATTTCTATTCGAACATCGCGGACATCGGCAACTTTGCCAACAACCTGCTGCAGGGCAAGGGCGTTGAGGCAGCGGAGAGCTTCATGCGGGTCGCGATCAATTCCGTGCTGGGTATCGGCGGACTGATCGACATCGCCACGCCCGCCGGGCTGCAGAAGCATTCGCAGGATTTCGGCCTGACGCTGGGCACGTGGGGCGTGCCGTCGGGACCCTACCTGGTGCTGCCGCTGTTCGGCCCCAGCTCATTCCGCGACGGCGTGGGCCTGTATGTGAATTTCCAGTTCGACCCGACCACCTATGCCGAGCCGGCGGTGCGCAATTCGCTGTTCGGGATGAACGTGGTGGACGTGCGCACCAACCTGCTGGGCGCCACCGACCTGCTGAAGCTGGCGGCGCTGGACAAGTACGCCTTTGTGCGCGATGCCTACCTGCAGCGGCGCCGCTACCTGCTGGGAGAGAACACGTCGCTGCCGGACTACGACGAAGACGACGACGGCGGCACGGCCGCAGCACCCGCCGCGGAGGCGCCGGCGGGCACGCCTGCGCCCGCGCAGCCGCAGGCGCCGCGCTGACGCGGGGTCTTAGCCGCCGATCCCCAGCAGCACCACCTCGAAGGTAAGCGTGGCGTTCGGCGGAATCGTGCCCGGCACGCCGCGCGCGCCGTAGGCCGTGGCCGGCGGGCAGGTCAGCTTGGCCTTGCCGCCCACCTGCATCGCCTGCACCCCTTCGGTCCAGCACGGGATCACGCGGTTGAGCGGGAACGAGATCGGCTGGCCGCGCTTGTACGAGCTGTCAAACTCGGTGCCGTCGGCCAGCGTGCCGCGGTAGTGGACCTGCACCGAGTCGGTGGCCTTGGGCGAGGCGCCATTGCCCTTGATCAGGTGCTGGATGGTCATGCCCGACGCCAGCGTCTGCGGCGCCGCAGCGGGTGCGGCCGGGGCCGAGGCGGCCGGGGCGGCAGCGGAGGCGGCGCAGGCCAAGGTCAGGGTGCCGAGGAAAAGCGCAAGTGTTTTCATGGGAAACCTGGTCGTGAGGTCGTGATTGGGGATGCGGCAGTTTAACCGACACACGGCAACGATATGGCGGCAGCGGCATATAGC harbors:
- the hpnA gene encoding hopanoid-associated sugar epimerase, which produces MTKNDDVLVTGASGFLGSAVVRRALARGFRVRVLVRPQSPRANLAGLPVSVAEGDMRDAGAVAAALQGVRYLFHVAADYRLWAPDPEEIVRTNVDGTLAVMEAAQQAGVERVVYTSSVATLRVAGARAPVDETAALRPHEAIGAYKRSKVLAERVVEKLVAERGLPAVIVNPSTPIGPRDVRPTPTGRIIVEAATGKIPAFVDTGLNLAHVDDVAEGHFLALERGQAGERYILGGQDVMLQQMLRDIAQLCGRRPPTMQLPRWPLYPLAYGAEAAARFTGKEPFITVDGLNMSRYRMFFTSDKARKVLGYQPRPYQEGLRDALEWFRAQGYLDKR
- the ispH gene encoding 4-hydroxy-3-methylbut-2-enyl diphosphate reductase, with the protein product MQVILAQPRGFCAGVVRAIEIVDRALVKHGAPVFVRHEIVHNKHVVEGLKDKGARFVEELDEVPTGAVTIFSAHGVSREVIADASQRQLHAIDATCPLVIKVHTQGRQYAASGRTVILIGHAGHPEVEGTMGQIPGKVILVQNEAEVAQLDLPADTPVAYVTQTTLSVDDTRNIIAALGRRFSNLVGPDTRDICYATQNRQSAVRDLCKLADVILVIGATNSSNSNRLREIGTESGVPSYLIAEGAELDPAWVRDANVVGITAGASAPEEMVEDVINALRRLGPVDVTTMAGREEHAEFRLPPELADVKPQSAPRKAGKEPAAVAAAPATANENIAG
- the hpnH gene encoding adenosyl-hopene transferase HpnH → MAIPLLQVARVGAYIVGKHLSRQKRYPLALMLEPLFRCNLACSGCGKIDYPDPILNQRLSVQECLEAVDECGAPVVSIAGGEPLLHKDMPQIVQGIIARRKFVYLCTNALLMEKKLDQYQPSPYFIWSVHLDGDREMHDRSVCQEGVYDRCVEAIRLAKQRGFRVNINCTLFNDAQPERVAKFFDSVKALGVDGITVSPGYAYERAPDQQHFLNRGKTRQLFRDILSRGRAGKNWAFSQSTLFLDFLAGNQTYHCTPWGNPARTVFGWQRPCYLVGEGYAATFRELMEETDWDAYGTGNYEKCADCMVHSGYEATAVADTFAHPLKALGVSLRGVRTSGPMAPDIALDRQRPAEYVFSRHVEIKLEEIQRAKPRANRPRPAEANAAATH
- the hpnJ gene encoding hopanoid biosynthesis associated radical SAM protein HpnJ, translating into MKKTLFLQAPSFDGFDGGAGSRYQAKREIKSFWYPTWLAQPAALVPGSRVLDAPADGLTVQQTLDIAADYELVIIHTSTPSFPTDAKFAEELKQRKPDVMIGMVGAKPAVDPGGTLGASEAIDFVCREEFDYTCQDVAAGKPLQDILGLSYRLPDGSLEHNGQRPMIENMDELPFVAPVYQRDLKIDNYFIGYLKHPYVSIYTGRGCRSRCTFCLWPQTVGGHRYRTRSAESVIAEVKWIKENMPEVKEIMFDDDTFTDFKPRVEEIARGLGQLGVTWSCNAKANVPYSTLKIMKENGLRLLLVGYESGDDQILLNIKKGLRTDIARRFTEDCRKLGIQIHGTFILGLPGETRETIEKTIEYAKEINPHTIQVSLAAPYPGTTLYRQAVENGWLEENKVINLVNDQGVQLAAISYPHLSREDIYHGVETFYKRFYFRPGKIWEIVREMLGSWDMMKRRLREGVEFFRFLRSHEA
- the hpnK gene encoding hopanoid biosynthesis-associated protein HpnK, producing MIVTADDFGLHPAVNEAVELAHRDGVLNAASLMVGAPAVADAVERARRLPSLRVGLHVVLADGPATLPRARIPDLVDAEARFGSAMALDGCRFFFLPRVRRQLAAEIRAQFEAFAATGLPLDHVNTHKHFHLHPTVLSLILSIGRDYGLRAMRLPREQGAPLPLRPWLALLRRRLDRAGIAHNDYVVGIARSGQMDEAALLQALAQLPAGVGEIYLHPAVISGEAITASMRGYRHADELAALLSPRVRAALERAANRRGGFADVLVP
- a CDS encoding lysylphosphatidylglycerol synthase domain-containing protein, which codes for MKRIAYLTGLIGLLALTALVIHQGASDIAAIVAQGGWLLLLLVPLHALPLLLDAQGWRVLLTSADPEEKAGLGFLWWVATVREAVNRLLPTVGVGGELVGIRLTRLRIRDTTAVTASIVVEVMLTLFSQYLFSAMGVLLLVAALQDSGGAWIILAGLLLSLPVPVLFALSLRHTAIFEKLEGAARKLFGEDHRIVALIDGARLDAHIRALNRRRRELLAALGWQLAGLVSGTLEIWLALMLLGHPVPVWQALAIESLTQAARHVAFFVPAGLGVQEAVVMLLGQVLGMDAQVSLALALVKRAREILFGVPALLSWQWVELRHWRRSRHTGHASP